One window of the bacterium genome contains the following:
- a CDS encoding OmpA family protein: MKASLRVLFGLALVLATVLPATAQYKDMGFMGGVEGGIVYDNNSDADARPGLHERASIACPLSNPFQLELGWGLGALLGKDMRTELIPIDLRLRFCPVHSARMIPFLYGGFGALHFDNSKSPAVTRAGTKYRGWTGVAPAGLGLEYLIDKDWSLEVRGGFNQSLSKDLNTNTKTTTQDSYFSGVLGLRIRLGAPNPDPDGDGLNNKLEKQLGTNPKNPDTDGDGLTDGDEYLKYHTDPLIKDTDTDGLTDGDEVLKYHTDPLKKDTDGDGLTDGDEVLQYKTDPLKADTDGDGLTDGDEVLKYHTDPLNKDSDGDKLTDGDEVLKYHTDPLKKDTDGGTVDDGTEVARGTDPLNPADDVPKIAITEVGKPIVLEGIVFRTNSAEILPASEKILNDAYETLRDNPKIEVAINGYTDATGSRDRNLKLSEARANSVKQWLVKKGIDEKRMTTRGFGPENPIGDNKTTEGKQKNRRIEFVRTK; the protein is encoded by the coding sequence ATGAAAGCAAGTTTACGTGTTCTGTTCGGTCTGGCGCTGGTGCTGGCCACGGTATTGCCTGCTACTGCTCAGTACAAGGACATGGGATTCATGGGAGGAGTAGAGGGCGGCATAGTGTACGATAACAACAGCGACGCGGACGCAAGACCCGGATTACACGAGCGCGCCAGTATAGCCTGTCCGCTTTCGAATCCGTTTCAACTTGAACTCGGTTGGGGACTCGGAGCGCTGCTCGGCAAGGACATGCGCACGGAGTTGATTCCGATCGACCTGCGGCTGCGCTTCTGTCCGGTTCATTCCGCGCGGATGATCCCTTTCCTCTATGGCGGCTTTGGCGCGCTACACTTTGATAACTCTAAGTCTCCGGCTGTGACGCGCGCCGGGACCAAATATCGCGGTTGGACCGGCGTGGCGCCGGCGGGCTTAGGTTTGGAATACCTGATTGACAAAGACTGGTCTCTCGAAGTGCGTGGGGGCTTCAATCAATCCCTGAGCAAGGATCTTAATACCAATACAAAGACGACGACGCAGGACAGCTACTTCAGCGGTGTACTGGGGCTGCGCATACGATTGGGCGCGCCAAATCCTGATCCTGACGGTGATGGGTTGAACAACAAACTGGAAAAGCAACTGGGAACGAATCCGAAGAACCCCGACACGGACGGCGACGGACTTACGGATGGTGATGAGTACCTGAAATATCACACCGACCCGCTGATCAAGGACACGGACACTGACGGCTTGACAGACGGCGATGAAGTGCTGAAGTACCACACCGATCCCTTGAAGAAGGACACGGACGGAGACGGGCTGACGGATGGCGATGAAGTCCTGCAGTACAAGACAGATCCTCTGAAGGCTGACACCGACGGTGACGGGCTGACCGACGGCGATGAAGTGCTGAAGTATCACACGGACCCGCTGAACAAGGATAGTGACGGCGACAAGTTGACCGACGGGGATGAGGTCTTAAAGTACCATACGGATCCGTTGAAGAAGGACACTGATGGTGGCACTGTAGACGACGGCACCGAAGTGGCGCGTGGGACCGATCCGCTGAATCCCGCCGATGACGTTCCGAAGATCGCGATCACCGAAGTCGGCAAGCCCATCGTGCTGGAAGGCATTGTCTTCAGAACCAACAGTGCGGAGATCCTCCCCGCCTCAGAGAAGATCCTGAACGACGCCTATGAGACGCTGCGTGACAATCCCAAGATCGAAGTGGCGATCAACGGGTATACCGATGCCACGGGCAGCCGGGACAGGAATCTGAAGCTATCCGAGGCTCGCGCCAATTCCGTAAAGCAGTGGCTGGTTAAGAAAGGCATTGACGAAAAACGGATGACCACCAGGGGCTTCGGACCGGAGAATCCCATAGGTGATAACAAGACTACCGAAGGCAAACAGAAGAATCGCCGCATCGAATTCGTGCGCACAAAATGA
- a CDS encoding response regulator transcription factor: MRILLIEDDKKIAATVSKSLRAESFAVDVAEDGLHGEELAASSDYDVLILDVMMPRQDGWQTCRNLRRAGVLTPILMLTALDDVSDKIKGLDTGADDYLTKPFHFGELVARLRSLVRRNSATKTSVIELYGLSLDQQRHCARREGTEIRLSAKEFALLEYFMLHPDTVLSREQISEHIWDMNFEPRSNVIEAAVKFLRQKIDKGFDKPLIHTVRGSGYIFAEREP, encoded by the coding sequence ATGCGCATTTTGCTGATCGAAGATGACAAAAAGATTGCTGCCACCGTGTCCAAGAGTCTGCGGGCAGAGAGTTTTGCTGTGGATGTGGCGGAAGATGGACTGCATGGCGAAGAGTTGGCGGCCAGCAGCGACTATGATGTCCTTATTCTGGACGTGATGATGCCACGGCAGGATGGCTGGCAGACATGCCGCAACCTTAGACGGGCGGGTGTGTTGACGCCGATCCTGATGCTCACCGCACTCGATGACGTCAGTGATAAGATCAAGGGACTGGATACGGGCGCCGATGACTATTTGACCAAGCCATTTCACTTCGGAGAATTGGTGGCGAGGCTGCGGTCACTGGTGCGTCGCAACAGCGCCACGAAAACGTCCGTGATCGAACTGTATGGCTTGAGTCTCGATCAGCAAAGACATTGTGCCCGCCGGGAAGGCACTGAGATACGGCTCTCCGCCAAAGAATTTGCCTTGTTGGAGTACTTTATGCTCCATCCGGATACGGTGCTTTCCCGTGAGCAGATCTCCGAGCATATATGGGACATGAACTTTGAGCCGCGCAGCAACGTCATCGAAGCTGCGGTGAAATTCCTCCGGCAGAAGATAGACAAAGGGTTTGACAAGCCGCTGATCCACACCGTGCGCGGCAGCGGCTACATCTTTGCGGAGCGCGAGCCATGA
- a CDS encoding HAMP domain-containing sensor histidine kinase gives MNVHLPALTIKAKLVIAYTLVFGLLISIFAFAVYRSTRDARLAKLDALLQAHAGKLLTEIEEDVNDQEDPKGAWLRSLTTEGLAGARLQLLLPSGQLVMADSLLQQSPDDAGPRAFHGAVQRATLLVGGRYYRALWQPVEIDEKVPYVLELAAPMHDLLEELEHLRLLFEIAIPVVLLLTGLAAYGITHAAFRPITEMTEAARRISAQNLDARLDLPRAQDEVRRLGETLNDLIERLESAFHSQRQFVADASHEIRSPLAVIRTELELALRETESPSIRESIRISLGEIDRLTRMSSQLLMLARLDANPSDLRTEPVRLDELLVECVQRTIFLAEPKGTKIEVYVEDAIEIRADGEKLKSVFLNLLDNAVKYSTDHGMVKVSLRLAGIPSGTVEVSVDDNGPGIAHADQPRIFQRFYRCEAHRGQGGGCGLGLAIAAQIVQMHRGTLTVKSEEGRGATFTVTLPVDPLT, from the coding sequence ATGAACGTTCATCTGCCAGCCCTTACGATCAAGGCCAAGCTGGTCATCGCCTACACGCTAGTATTCGGCCTGCTGATTTCCATCTTTGCTTTTGCCGTCTACCGCAGCACACGTGACGCCCGTTTGGCAAAACTGGACGCGCTGCTTCAGGCTCATGCCGGTAAACTCCTGACAGAGATTGAAGAAGACGTCAACGATCAGGAAGATCCGAAAGGGGCGTGGCTCAGAAGCCTTACTACGGAAGGTCTTGCGGGCGCACGTTTGCAATTATTACTGCCTTCCGGTCAGTTAGTGATGGCAGATAGTCTGTTGCAGCAGTCGCCGGACGATGCAGGGCCAAGGGCCTTTCACGGAGCGGTACAACGTGCCACGCTGCTGGTAGGCGGGCGGTATTACCGCGCCTTATGGCAGCCGGTGGAGATCGACGAAAAGGTGCCGTATGTGCTGGAACTGGCGGCTCCCATGCATGACCTGCTTGAGGAACTGGAGCATCTGCGGCTGCTTTTTGAGATCGCAATCCCTGTGGTCCTCCTGCTGACCGGACTGGCCGCGTATGGGATAACCCATGCGGCGTTCCGACCCATTACCGAGATGACTGAGGCCGCTCGTCGGATCTCCGCCCAGAATCTGGATGCGAGGCTGGATCTGCCGCGAGCGCAGGATGAAGTTCGCCGGCTGGGCGAAACGCTGAATGACCTCATAGAGCGCCTTGAGTCCGCGTTTCACAGTCAGCGCCAATTTGTGGCGGATGCGTCTCATGAGATCCGCTCTCCACTGGCCGTGATCCGAACCGAACTCGAGCTTGCGCTGCGTGAAACGGAGAGCCCATCCATCCGCGAGAGCATTCGGATATCCTTAGGAGAGATTGACCGTCTGACCCGCATGTCGAGCCAGCTTCTCATGTTAGCGAGGCTGGACGCGAACCCTTCTGATCTACGAACAGAACCGGTGAGACTGGACGAACTGCTGGTGGAGTGCGTACAGCGCACTATCTTCCTTGCAGAGCCGAAAGGTACGAAGATTGAAGTGTATGTTGAAGACGCCATCGAGATACGCGCGGACGGGGAGAAACTGAAGAGCGTCTTTCTGAACCTGCTGGACAACGCCGTGAAATATTCTACCGATCACGGTATGGTGAAGGTCTCGCTCCGGCTGGCTGGAATCCCATCAGGAACCGTTGAGGTCAGTGTGGACGACAACGGTCCGGGGATCGCCCACGCGGATCAGCCACGAATCTTTCAGCGCTTCTACCGCTGTGAGGCCCATCGCGGTCAGGGGGGCGGGTGCGGTCTCGGCCTGGCAATCGCTGCGCAGATCGTTCAGATGCATCGCGGCACGTTGACGGTCAAGAGTGAAGAGGGACGGGGTGCAACTTTCACCGTGACGCTGCCTGTTGATCCGCTGACCTGA
- a CDS encoding metallophosphoesterase — MKLTRTLFIGMLLLIVVEQALAVMRKAPYVIYGGTNTEMEILWQLTTTALCTFDWGRDTTYSLGTEQTVEYGSDHQHRYTIIGLVPGNEYDYRGTSGTQVFSGSFRAALADSITRLKFLAYGDTRSNPATHDAVANGMFSTDGSDSDYHSLVISVGDLVADGNTESYWDSEFFSSAYPHIRSLLANLPYQSCMGNHEGTGILFAKYFPYPYVAHHYWSFDFGPAHFAVLDQYTSYGAGSAELAWLAHDLATASKPWKFIVLHEPGWSAGGDHENNVTVQTSIQPLCEQYGVSIVFGGHNHYYARAVVNGVQHITTGGGGAPLYDPNPGYPHIVVTSRSNHFCKVEIASSRLYFAAITSAGTVIDTFSVVRAVSASPGQPAPRPAGFELWPVYPNPFNASAVIRFSLPAAEHARLTVYDVNGRLVEVLTDAMLSAGDHRVTLDGSTFSSGLYFARLEAGETIQTEKMLLLK; from the coding sequence ATGAAACTGACTCGAACGCTTTTCATAGGCATGTTACTGTTGATCGTTGTGGAACAGGCGCTTGCAGTGATGCGCAAGGCTCCCTATGTCATTTACGGCGGCACGAATACTGAAATGGAAATTCTCTGGCAGTTGACAACAACCGCGCTGTGTACTTTCGACTGGGGTCGCGACACGACGTATTCACTGGGAACAGAGCAAACCGTGGAATACGGCAGCGATCATCAGCACCGTTACACCATCATCGGTCTGGTACCCGGCAACGAGTATGATTACCGGGGCACATCGGGCACACAGGTCTTCAGCGGATCCTTCCGGGCGGCGCTGGCCGATAGTATTACAAGGCTGAAATTTCTGGCCTACGGCGACACGCGGAGCAACCCGGCGACGCACGATGCGGTTGCCAATGGCATGTTTAGCACGGACGGGAGCGATTCGGACTATCACTCCTTGGTGATTTCTGTCGGCGACCTGGTGGCGGACGGCAATACGGAATCCTATTGGGACAGCGAGTTCTTCAGTTCCGCCTATCCCCATATCCGGTCTTTGCTGGCAAATCTGCCTTACCAATCCTGCATGGGGAATCATGAAGGGACAGGCATCCTGTTTGCCAAGTATTTCCCGTATCCCTATGTTGCTCATCATTACTGGTCCTTTGATTTCGGTCCCGCGCACTTTGCTGTGCTGGACCAGTATACAAGCTACGGTGCGGGTTCGGCGGAGTTGGCCTGGCTTGCCCATGATCTTGCGACGGCATCCAAGCCCTGGAAGTTTATTGTTCTGCATGAACCCGGATGGTCAGCCGGGGGTGACCACGAAAACAATGTGACGGTGCAAACATCTATTCAGCCGTTGTGTGAGCAGTATGGCGTATCTATCGTGTTCGGCGGGCATAATCACTACTATGCCCGGGCGGTGGTAAACGGCGTGCAGCACATCACGACCGGAGGCGGCGGCGCGCCTTTGTATGACCCAAACCCCGGCTATCCTCATATCGTTGTCACCAGCCGGTCTAACCATTTCTGCAAAGTAGAGATTGCCAGCAGCCGGCTGTATTTTGCCGCTATCACTTCAGCGGGAACTGTCATTGACACGTTTTCCGTGGTGCGTGCCGTGTCTGCGAGTCCCGGGCAACCCGCGCCGCGACCTGCCGGATTCGAGTTATGGCCGGTGTATCCCAATCCGTTCAATGCCAGTGCCGTGATTCGCTTCTCTCTGCCGGCGGCCGAACACGCACGGCTGACGGTTTATGATGTCAACGGAAGATTGGTGGAAGTGTTGACGGATGCCATGCTGAGTGCAGGCGACCATCGCGTGACGCTTGATGGTTCAACCTTCTCATCAGGCCTTTACTTCGCGCGGCTGGAAGCCGGGGAAACCATCCAAACCGAGAAAATGCTGCTTCTCAAATAA